One part of the Rutidosis leptorrhynchoides isolate AG116_Rl617_1_P2 chromosome 1, CSIRO_AGI_Rlap_v1, whole genome shotgun sequence genome encodes these proteins:
- the LOC139886542 gene encoding uncharacterized protein, with protein sequence MDPVDAEIAKTQEERKIMEAALAPNSITFDTELYDGNNRFQDYNREIPANDDDETADTMDNEVARKLASYTAPRSLLNNVPLGGDDESLGVKKSQRIIDREDDYRRRRLNQVISPERHDAFASGDKTPKPETRTYADVMREAALKREKEETLKVIARKKKEEEENKAAAKDKEPVASQPAQKRRNRWDQSQDNEAKKAKTGSGSDWDMPDSTPGIGRWDATPTPGRIGDATPSLSKKNRWDETPTPGRLADSDATPAGGVTPGATPAGMSWDATPKLSGMATPTPKRQRSRWDETPATMGSVTPGGATPGAAYTPGVTPVGGIELATPTPGALNRGAITPEQYNLLRWEKDIDERNRPLTDEELDAMFPQEGYKILEPPASYIPIRTPARKLLATPTPLGTPLYAIPEENRGQQFDVPKEMPGGLPMMKPEDYQYFGALLNEEDEEELSPDEQKERKIMKLLLKVKNGTPPQRKTALRQLTDKARELGAGPLFNRILPLLMQPTLEDQERHLLVKVIDRVLYKLDELVRPYVHKILVVIEPLLIDEDYYARVEGREIISNLSKAAGLATMIAAMRPDIDNIDEYVRNTTARAFSVVASALGIPALLPFLKAVCQSKKSWQARHTGIKIVQQIAILIGCAVLPHLKSLVEIIEHGLNDENQKVRTITALSLAALAEAAAPYGIESFDSVLKPLWKGIRSHRGKVLAAFLKAIGFIIPLMDAIYASYYTKEVMVILIREFQSPDEEMKKIVLKVVKQCVSTEGVEADYIRTDILPEFFRNFWVRRMALDRRNYKQLVETTVEIANKVGVPDIVSRIVEDLKDESEPYRRMVMETIEKVVANLGASDIDPRLEELLIDGILYAFQEQTSDDANVMLNGFGAVVNSLGLRVKPYLPQICGTIKWRLNNKSAKVRQQAADLISRIAVVMKQCQEEQLMGHLGVVLYEYLGEEYPEVLGSILGALKAIVNVIGMTKMTPPIKDLLPRLTPILKNRHEKVQENCIDLVGRIADRGAEFVPAREWMRICFELLEMLKAHKKGIRRATVNTFGYIAKAIGPQDVLATLLNNLKVQERQNRVCTTVAIAIVAETCSPFTVLPALMNEYRVPELNVQNGVLKSLSFLFEYIGEMGKDYIYAVTPLLEDALMDRDLVHRQTAASAVKHMALGVAGLGCEDALVHLLNYVWPNIFETSPHVINAVMEAIEGMRVALGAAVVLNYCLQGLFHPARKVREVYWKIYNSLYIGAQDALVAAYPTLEDEGQNVYSRPELTMFI encoded by the coding sequence ATGGATCCAGTGGATGCTGAGATTGCAAAAACACAGGAAGAAAGGAAAATAATGGAGGCGGCATTAGCTCCGAATTCGATTACGTTCGATACCGAGCTTTATGACGGAAACAATCGGTTTCAGGATTATAACAGAGAGATTCCtgctaatgatgatgatgagactGCTGATACTATGGATAACGAGGTTGCTAGGAAACTAGCTTCTTACACTGCTCCAAGATCTTTGTTAAACAATGTGCCTCTTGGTGGTGATGACGAATCGTTAGGGGTTAAGAAATCGCAAAGGATTATTGATAGAGAGGATGATTACAGGAGGAGGAGACTGAATCAGGTTATTTCGCCTGAGAGACACGATGCTTTTGCGAGCGGTGATAAGACTCCGAAACCTGAAACGAGAACGTATGCTGATGTTATGAGAGAAGCAGCTttgaaaagagagaaagaggagaCTTTGAAAGTGATTGCTAGAAAGAAGAAGGAAGAGGAAGAGAATAAGGCTGCTGCAAAAGATAAAGAACCTGTAGCTTCACAACCTGCGCAAAAGAGAAGGAACAGATGGGATCAGTCTCAAGATAATGAAGCGAAGAAAGCAAAGACTGGTTCTGGTTCTGATTGGGATATGCCAGATTCGACTCCAGGGATTGGAAGATGGGATGCTACACCGACACCCGGGAGAATCGGTGATGCAACTCCTTCGTTGTCTAAGAAAAACAGATGGGATGAAACTCCAACACCTGGTCGGTTGGCCGATTCTGATGCTACTCCAGCTGGTGGAGTCACACCAGGTGCTACACCAGCTGGAATGTCTTGGGATGCTACGCCAAAGTTGTCGGGCATGGCAACCCCTACACCTAAACGTCAGAGATCTAGGTGGGATGAGACCCCTGCGACAATGGGAAGTGTTACTCCAGGTGGTGCAACACCTGGTGCTGCATATACACCTGGTGTTACCCCTGTTGGTGGGATTGAACTTGCTACCCCCACCCCAGGAGCCTTAAATCGCGGTGCCATCACGCCAGAGCAGTATAATTTGCTTAGATGGGAGAAAGATATTGATGAAAGAAATAGACCGTTAACAGATGAAGAATTGGACGCGATGTTTCCTCAAGAAGGGTATAAGATTCTGGAACCTCCAGCCTCTTACATTCCTATTAGGACTCCTGCAAGGAAGCTTCTTGCTACCCCAACTCCTTTAGGAACACCTTTGTATGCAATTCCTGAAGAAAATAGGGGTCAACAGTTTGATGTTCCAAAAGAGATGCCAGGTGGCTTGCCAATGATGAAGCCTGAGGATTACCAGTATTTTGGTGCACTTttgaatgaagaggatgaagaggagTTGTCTCCAGACGAGCAAAAAGAGCGTAAAATAATGAAATTGTTGCTTAAGGTTAAGAATGGTACTCCTCCACAAAGGAAAACAGCTTTGCGACAGCTCACTGATAAGGCTCGTGAACTTGGTGCTGGCCCGTTGTTCAATCGTATTCTTCCCTTGCTTATGCAACCTACTTTGGAGGATCAGGAAAGACACTTGTTGGTGAAGGTCATTGACAGAGTACTTTACAAGTTAGATGAGCTCGTGCGTCCTTATGTTCATAAGATTTTAGTCGTCATAGAACCATTGTTGATTGATGAAGACTATTATGCTCGTGTAGAGGGTCGAGAAATCATTTCTAATCTCAGTAAGGCAGCTGGATTAGCAACTATGATTGCTGCAATGCGTCCAGATATTGATAACATTGATGAATACGTGAGGAATACAACCGCAAGAGCTTTTAGTGTTGTTGCATCAGCACTTGGAATCCCCGCTCTATTACCTTTCTTAAAAGCTGTATGTCAAAGTAAGAAATCATGGCAAGCAAGGCATACTGGTATCAAGATCGTTCAGCAAATTGCTATACTCATAGGCTGTGCAGTTCTACCCCATTTGAAGTCTCTTGTGGAGATTATAGAACATGGTCTGAACGATGAGAATCAAAAGGTTAGAACAATCACAGCCCTCTCTTTGGCTGCACTTGCTGAGGCTGCTGCACCATATGGTATTGAGAGCTTTGATtcggttttgaaacctttatggaaAGGTATCCGGTCCCACCGTGGCAAGGTCTTGGCTGCTTTTTTGAAGGCGATCGGGTTTATCATTCCTCTTATGGATGCAATCTATGCCAGCTACTATACCAAGGAAGTTATGGTTATACTGATCCGTGAGTTCCAGTCTCCAGATGAAGAAATGAAGAAAATTGTGCTTAAAGTTGTAAAGCAGTGTGTAAGTACTGAAGGTGTTGAGGCTGATTACATTCGTACTGATATACTTCCTGAGTTTTTCAGAAACTTTTGGGTCAGAAGAATGGCTTTGGATCGCAGGAATTATAAACAGCTTGTTGAAACTACTGTTGAGATAGCAAATAAAGTTGGTGTTCCTGACATTGTGTCCAGAATAGTGGAAGACTTGAAAGACGAAAGCGAACCATATAGAAGAATGGTGATGGAAACAATCGAGAAAGTTGTAGCAAATTTGGGTGCATCTGATATTGATCCTCGTTTAGAAGAGCTTCTCATTGATGGTATTCTGTACGCCTTCCAGGAGCAAACTAGTGATGATGCCAATGTGATGCTTAATGGgtttggtgcagttgttaactctcTTGGACTACGCGTCAAACCATACCTTCCTCAAATTTGTGGTACTATAAAGTGGCGTCTAAACAACAAAAGCGCGAAAGTGAGACAGCAGGCTGCAGATCTGATTTCAAGAATTGCAGTCGTAATGAAACAATGCCAGGAAGAACAACTCATGGGGCATCTCGGGGTTGTTTTGTATGAGTATCTAGGAGAAGAATATCCTGAAGTTTTGGGTTCAATATTGGGTGCTCTTAAAGCGATTGTGAATGTTATTGGTATGACCAAGATGACTCCCCCGATAAAGGATTTACTCCCACGTTTAACCCCAATCTTGAAAAATCGTCATGAAAAGGTCCAGGAGAACTGTATCGATCTTGTAGGTCGTATTGCTGATCGTGGTGCAGAGTTTGTTCCTGCACGTGAGTGGATGAGGATCTGTTTTGAGCTTCTTGAGATGCTAAAAGCCCACAAGAAGGGTATTCGTCGGGCCACTGTAAACACGTTTGGGTACATAGCAAAAGCTATAGGACCTCAAGATGTGCTGGCCACCCTTTTAAACAATCTCAAAGTACAAGAGAGACAGAATCGTGTTTGCACAACCGTTGCTATTGCAATCGTTGCAGAAACGTGTTCACCTTTCACTGTTTTACCCGCTTTAATGAACGAGTATCGTGTACCCGAGTTAAATGTGCAGAACGGTGTGCTCAAGTCTTTATCTTTCCTTTTTGAGTACATTGGTGAGATGGGGAAAGATTACATATATGCAGTGACTCCACTTCTTGAAGATGCTCTTATGGACCGGGACTTGGTTCATAGACAAACTGCTGCCTCTGCGGTTAAACATATGGCTCTGGGTGTTGCTGGTTTGGGCTGTGAGGATGCGTTGGTTCACTTACTGAACTATGTATGGCCTAATATTTTTGAGACTTCACCACATGTTATAAATGCTGTAATGGAAGCTATCGAGGGTATGCGAGTGGCATTGGGTGCGGCGGTTGTGCTTAATTACTGTCTGCAGGGCCTGTTCCATCCTGCACGCAAGGTTCGGGAAGTTTACTGGAAAATTTACAACTCGCTTTATATCGGCGCTCAGGATGC